Part of the Nicotiana sylvestris chromosome 2, ASM39365v2, whole genome shotgun sequence genome, TACACAGCCGTAACTAATGTTGGTGTTAACAAATTCGAAAAGTTCATTTCTTTACTTGACAAAAACAGAACTGGTCATGCCAGATTTCGTAAAAATCCAATTTCTACTCCCCTTCCTCCTCCTAAACCCCAGCAGCAAAGATTGCATCAAAACTCTATAAAAAATCAGAACCTCCAAATAGAAGAAACCGAAAAGCCACAAACAAATATTCCCAAAATTTACTGTCCAACACCAATTCAACATTTACCTCCTTTACTACGTAACCATCTTCAATTGGTCAAAAATGGATCAATTGAGAGAAAAGTATCATCTACAACTATTAATTAGTAAGGGGTCGACGCTATTTTTCAGCTGTTTCAAGACTTCAATGTCTTGCCAGTGTGTTGTTGAATGTGTATGCATGAACAGAACATGGAGAACTGTAAGGAATAGAATTGTAGAAGAGGATGAGAATACAGAGAATAATGAACGATCCATTTCTGCAAACTTTCCTCTCTGTTCGTTTTTTTCCTGTTGGATagtgagaattgaagaagaagaagaagaagaagcacctTCAAGATTGGTTTTGAAATGAGTTCACGAGCATACATTCGGGTGTGGCCAATGAATGGAGCAAAACAAAGAAATGTGAAGAAAAAGTGAGAAAGGCCGAAGTGAACACTTGGCAAGGAGGAGTTTAAGAGGTATTGGTTTCTCTTTTTTGCTAAAGTGACGAGCCTACTTCGTTAAGCCAAGATATCATCTTCCTAGAGgtccagtttggtgccacgtgtcataTGATGTGGCACGCCAAGTTAAACGGAAGAGCCAATGAGATCAtgtcacgtgtcaaaatgacaaggcatgtcaagtcacattaaaaggccaatgaaatcgcgtcACGTGTGCTAGTGACATGTTCTAGTCAATCAAATGCGGtcttgtcacacttcaatttaattggtcggaaagagtttattcttatcacaactcttccttcccacaactataaataaggATCTTTATAACCCAGAAAGGACagcagaagttataacaagaagcaagagagagcttgtgaatcaaacgccgcaaatttctctacaagtttgaACCTTCAAGCAATCaaattcaagttcaagaaatcaagttcaagctctaGAATAAAGAACAAATCAAGATTCAAGGAGtacgagttcaaatcaaagttcgtgCTAGCTGAATTCAAGATCATCATTCGTGACAACAAATATAAGTTCAAGAtaaagctcaaaggcccttgaatttatattGAAAAAATAGAATCAGAGGGTTCagagagattgtaacactcaaatatttgaaataaaatactacgattgttgtaatatttttcggtcttgattttattttctctacgcaatttattgtctacaatgTGATTATGTACATACATTAGGAGACATGGAGTTAGGTCAAATATTTATTTACCAAATATTAAACATAAGTTATTTATGCAAAAACTGTGGCAAATTCTCTACATTTAAAAACTGCATACACATAAAACATTCAACTTCGAATTTGTTTTGGTACAAATGTCATATTTTCATATTCAGTCATCCCTTAtttttactgctccttttattACATGAATCCACCCCTTCCCCTCTCCCCCCACACCAAGTAACATTATTAAACAATGTACAACTACTATAATTAACCATTATACCAAAGGTAATATGTAATATAAAATTAATCCGTGCAACTTACTGTTAGTTAAATCTAAGTCAATTTAAAAAAAGGTCTTCAGTGGAACATCacttcttatttatttattattataattattatgtcAAGAGGATATAGCGATGGTATAAAATTATCAGAGGAGTAAGCATGATTCTTGCTTCTTCTTTGAAGTCACAATATCAAGGGTATACAGCCAATGCATCCTACCTACACTCTACATACGGGGGCTACCCCCCCAGTAGATTTGACAATTTTGATAAATTGAAAGGCCAACAGGTACCAATATTAAATAAACTGTCAATATACATTAAATCCAAATCTCTAGCCAGTAAGTTGTAGTATCTGAGAGTGACCCCAGACTATAAGTACAAAGCAAGCCTCACCACCACATGTGGGCTCTTCCATTATTTCCCGATCACTTCAACCTAAAGACTTAAATAAACCATAAATATTAATCATGCAAAAACTTTCCCACATAAAGGAAAATGTATAAACAAATAAAGAGCTACTACTGGTCCTGTTAGTTTCAGAACTAAAGTAGGTGCTTTATAGTAAAAAAGTATTCTAATTTTGAGCCAAAAGAAGATCTGTTTTTTGTTCTGGTTTCCAATAAACAAAAGAGAACCAGAGGACTGTTCtttatacataaaataaaaaataggaaaaaaaaaccTCTTTACTTCTTTATTCtcttttttatatatttctttatCTATTTTTTCAATTCTTTGACTACCCAAAAATAGTATTGCAGCAAACTAAAAATATTTAACTTATTTTGATCTATTAAAATTTTCAATTGTTCAACTGTTTTTCAAAACTAAAATCTACACACATTGGCTTCCACTTCTCTTGCTTGAGGTCTTTTTTATCATTAGGAAACAGAGCTTCCAAGAATCTCATTAAATACAACTTAGGTACAACTTTTCTACAAAAAGGTACACCAAAGAATCCCTTACATGTGATCCTCCCCAAAAAATAATCATCCACAGAATAAACACTCCTCTGCAAAGCATTACTGCCCTCCACAATGAACTACTTTTTTATTAAACAAAGAAAAAACTTCTGCTAAAGAACTAACTTAATTGTACCTGAATCaatgaataataaaacaaacacaaGGCAACACCAAATAAAACATGCACATTCTTGTCCAATATACTTGTCTCTGCTCCAATAAATCTTATTGTGTTTGATCCACTTGCTTGTGTTGCATTCACCACCTGATTTGTTTTATTGCTTACCGTCTTGCTgcaatttttattaatttatagcTTGTAAATAAAAGTTCCAAACCAAGAAATTGGAAAACTACTATGCTTTTACAGATATTTAGCATAGGGAAATGAGAAAGACAAGGACAAATGGAATGGAAAAGAAAAGGACCAAAAATATGCTCACCTTCCTGGAAATATACAGCTCCCGTGACCTGCAATATTCCCCACAAAGGAAAGACATAAGTTCAGAGTTTCAGCTAATAATTTAGAATAGACTTCACTAAAAACATGAAACAAGTGGAGCCATAGACTTGCTGGCTAAGGATATAAACAACAAGATGTAAGTTCTCTATTCCAACTAAAGGCTTAAAAAGCCAAACATAGGCTGGTTCAGTTTAACTCTAAAAAAAGACATGCATTCTTGTGGTTATATATCCAAGTTGGCGCCACGGCTCCATTCTATTATTAATatgttcctttttcttttttctaataATTGTAGTGCATGGGCTAATTTATGTGCACGGCGACTATTTCACGAGGCATATGTACCGCTTTGCTCCGCACCAAAGGCTTAGACAAAATGGAAGAAATCATCTAGcattttttgtctttgatggGATTTGATCCCTGGTCCCTATGATTTTCACCCACTTCATTGATCGTTAAGTCAATGCAATATCCCATGCAAGTATCCTCCTATTTTATATAATGAATATTCAGTACACTTCAATTTGTGCGTCCACTAAAAATGGAACAATAACTATGAAAAAAACTGAAAATCCTGTACCCAAACTTTTTCCCACCATCCAATTTTGAATGAGGCACTTGTGGCTCTATATCCAAGTGGGCACCAAAGATCCATTGTGGGTCTGGAAAGCACTAGCTCAAGAATTATTTTGCAGAATGCGACATTTGTGATTACAGTGTCAAGGTATCAACCTAAAAAGGCCATCAAACTTTCTGTTGTTGATAGTTCATCAAATAGTTTACACCATAATGTTGAACATAACATAGTAGGGGACAAAATGCTTAAATCACCTAACAAAAAGATAACTTCAAGATTTCATTTCTAAGCATTGGACTAATCTTTTCTTGAAATTACAAGAAAAAAGAATATACTCCATATAGATACTAAGCGTATGATAGACTTACTTGGATCAGATGTGGTGATCATAGCCACTCCCTTGAAGTCACAAGAACCAGGAGATGTCCCTGACTTCTGATAATAGCTATCAAATGCATATGAAGCATGATTCTTCACATCATTAGGCTGATAACAGCTCTCCCCTGGCTGAATTTCTGAGCAATTTGCCCTCCCCGGTCCACAAGCCCAATCCAAAGCAGCTTGCAATGTCCTCTTATCGACCCCATCCATCGCTATGCAATACGTTTGATTAGTGGTGTCATTAGCCAAGAATGTACCACTTCCAGACACATGAAGCAAGTAAACGGGCGTCGAATTCCCATGAAACAGCCCCCAATTTGCCTCGGACACAGGGGGTGACCTCAAATCCTCATTGAACAACTCATAAATGTACACACTAGAAGTTATTTCCGGATGCAACGGTGTACCACTACGATCAATTATATGCTTAATTAAATTGGAGTTATAAGTATCAGCATTGTCAATTGTAGCATAAGGCTCTTTAGAATCCCCCTTCGAAGGCCACCCTGATTCAGTAACAAGAACTACCACATCTGTAACATTGAGATTTTTCATGGAAAAATATACTGAATCAATCATAGCATCAAGCACATTGGTGTAATGAAGCAAAGTATTAGGATCCACCATCTCTTTAGAAGGTGTCAAGGGCTTAAAAAGAGAGTTGTCTATTGGAACAACCCCTTTATTCTGCATAAAAACATAGTAAGGGTACAAATTCATCATCAAAGGTGACTGTGTTCTTGAACAAAACTGCAATAATTGAGAAAGAACTGAGCTCATGGACTGATTGAAAAAAGCTTGGGAAGGTGGAAAAGGATCAAGAATAATGGAAGCAGAATTTGGGGTCGAAATCTTGATTTGGGTATGTAAATTAGCAGCCACTAAAGCACTATAAAGTGACTCAATTGCTGGCATAAGCAAAGGAGCTGAACTTGGTACAGTGGTCAAGAGTTCATCTCCAACTGCAATTGCTGTGATAAGAGTTTCAGGGTAATAAGCTGCTACATTGCGCCCAATCCAGGCAGCTGCAGTAGTATTAGAAGAACCAATAGCAAGAATTTGGTTATTAGGTACACTAATAATGACTCTGATTTTGGTCTTGGCTAATGCTTTGAGCATATCAGGATCAGCATCAAAAAGCCTTATATGTGTTATCTTCTGTAATTGCAGAAAAGCAACCAAGTCTGAAGGTGATAGAAAATTGGAAACATCTGTACCTATGTTCACTCCCACATATGGTTCATCTTTATCTTGCTGCACTTTTATTTCTGCAACACATTCAGACGCCATATTCATAAGACAAACATAAAAACCAAGAAaccttaaaaaaagaaaaaaacatgtgTTACCTGGTAGAAGACTGGAAATTGATGTGGAGAAGCAGCAGCaaaagacaacaagaaagaagaaaagagggagCTTTTTAGTATTTGCCATTAAAGAGAAGCTTGAGGTATTCTTGTATCATCTTCTGTTTCAGGGTCAGGTAAGGATTGCATTATCTTTGGGAAATTTTTGTAAATAGTAAGGTGGGTTTTGACTTAGCAAGATCTATAAATTTGGAGTAAGGCATAAGAAGAAAGCATTAATAATTCTTGAAAATTAAATGCACTTTAAGGAAGCTTTGGTGGCATTATTTTATTTTACCTTAATGCTAGAACAATGTTGGATTTGATGTTATGTGGGGGCGAAATGACAATAATGACCTTGTGAACCGACAGGAAAATTGGAGGAAAGATTAAAAGAAGTGACAAGTCTCTGCAATTTTTGGAGCACTTTCTTTTCTCCATGATGAGTTTGGTACAAAAGTTGGATTGTTGGAACAatattaggggtcgtttggttgaaaGGTGAGAAAAATAATTTCAGCATAAATTTTAcataaaataataaagtttttagttgaattttttttagaaaagtaGTTATCACAAGTCACATATTAGTGAGCTACATTTAGTAGGCTGAATAGTATAATTTTCATATAACAAATGAAGCATTTAGTCTGATGTATTCAATAATATCAATTATATTAAAATTCATATACTATCTTATGCAGCATAGAATTTAAGTAAGAATACATGTATCAACAATGTGAAAATAAAAGTACAAGTGTTTTTAGAGTAAATAATTCCTATTAATATTTCGTGTATTATTATTTGAGATATGataatttttatataattattaattaCATAATAATTCATTCTTTATTACTTAGCGAATGTGTGAACCAAATAGTTCTTAGAACCTATTTGAAAAGCCACTTAAGAATTGTACTGGGGTATAATTGGGTGTAATTACATAGTTTGACATGTTTGTCtggccaagtaattacttggtcaACATGTAATTGAGTGTAATTGGAGAGGTGTAATTACACTCTTCAATTCTCAAAGTGGAGGTGAGAATTGGTGGTAATTACACTGTGTAATTACAAGGTTACCTTTTaagttttttcctttttgtttttattttaatttattttctttatttccattatttttattttttattttttattttaatttctttttatattttaaaatacaTCTTTTTTGTACATTATCTATCTTTTATTGCTCTACCTTTACTTCTTATGATTCCATGTAATTGCCCGTATATTTTATTTTCTATtcgttttatttttttcatttagcGTAATTGcgttattattttaatatttgaacctacacctcctaatattagaaataatgcGTCATTAACAAACTTGGCATATAATGAGTGATGCCATTAAAGTAGAATTTCGTTGTTGAATGAGGTTATAAACTTATTATGTTTCCTAATCTTAAGTGGTATTAGAACTTATTTTTATGATGTTGTCAAAgtatttttttctaaaattttaaaattgTGTTGTATTTATGGTTCCAATTTAGTTGTTTTAATAGCATTGGCTTGTTATTTCACATTGCatgttatttattttttagttagaattgatagattaGTTTTGTCAAAACATTAGCATAATGTTATGATATTATAtgtaatattaatttattttatcaaataTGCATTCCATGATGTTCTTACAAAACATATGTTTTATAATTGATTAATATTATTAATTTAGAAAATATATcaattatttttacaatattagttataaatatatgattactaaTTAGTGTATATTCAAGAAAAAATATGCATGTTAAATACCAAATCTAATGtcatttatacttataaaaattatttataggtacgtatttattatattaacttttaagttttgaaaattatttcatttaaaatttaatataaCTGTGTAATTACACTTGTGTAATCAAATAGTACTCTTGTAATTATACTGTAATTATATTataataaacaaacaaatcatcGTAATTACCATGCCATATAATTATTAGGTTGTATAATTATACTAACTCTAATTTTAAGTGGCTTTCCAAACagaccctatgtgtaaaataaTTGTGAATGTCAAATGCTTGAACTTAGAAGTAAAGACAAGACTTTTACTGAACTCTAGGCTACTTCTTGAATTCCTGGGATGCTTCTCAAATTCCAGGCTGGCTATCAGAGACCTGACTTTTCCCTTGTGTAATGACTGAAGTAACCCCAGCAAACTGTCTTCAGTTCATTTGAAGGGAAAggtgaaaaaagaaagaaaaagtgaaaaaggttGAAAATAAAACAAGTGGACGGAGAGGCATGCGTGGCTGACGCAAGAAAGAAACCTAAGACAAGTCGAGACCTAATTTTATTGAGGCTATTTGAGAAAGAAACGTTTGTTGGACCTTTATTTACAGCCCTTGTGTTTTAAATTAAAtttaggaaaaagaaagaaaagagcttAATTTCATTGAAGGATTGAGTCCATTTTAGTTACACTATAGCGAAACTTTCATAATTACTATGTTTTAGTGATTATTAGCTAGTTAtagctaccatttactatattacttcctatagtTATGTTTTCAagttttttagagtgtattcgatgtatttaagctattatattcatgaatatagtagcttTTCTAGGCgagaaacaggggattacagctagacaaaTTTTTATATTCgattgtattcacggcgtgaaacaagAGATTACAGCTAGACAAATTATTCTATTCGACTATATTCACGATATATATTTATGAATACAGTAACGTAAATAGCGCAATTCATGGTCTATTCAGTTGCTTTTAAAcgaaaagtgaatcaattaaaataatagattcctaatataactcaacaaactcaattataacacacaaaatttgtatttccagttataaataAGATTCTTAACCGAAAAACactccaaaaacatagcaatcttctgAGAAAATATGTTGAATATTTGTCCCAGCCAATAAATAcaacaaaaacaaagcaattcaaatacatatatacatatgaatatataaattatattaattaaaaaaatatataaatacatTCATAGAATACAACGAGACAATGAATACagtgaaatacatggaatacaacaagATACATTAAAATATAATGGAAAAAaggacaatgaatacaatgaaatagatGGAAATACAACGAGATATCACTACAAGAAATCACCCTTATTGTGGCGACTAAAGTCGCCACAAAACCCCTAGGAGTCGCTGCTAAAAGGTATTAGTGGCAACTTTTGTATTGCCACAAGGAAAACCGTAACTGAAGGTTATTTGTGGTGATGTTTTGTAGTCGCCACTGACAGAACAtattttgtggagacatagttgCCACAAAAGGTTGGAAAAAACGCTACAAAAAATTATTCCATAAGAACAAATATTAGATGGGTCGCCACTATAAATGTCCTTTAGTAGCGACAAAAATTGCCACAAAAAAATTTATGTTCAGTGGCAAGTTTATGTCGCCACTATAAATGTTCTTTAGTAGCGACTAAAGTTGCCACAAAAAATATTTATGTTCAGTGGCAAGATTATGTCTCCACTATAAATGTCATTTAGTAGCGACTTAAGTGGCCACAAAAGTTTTAACCATGAAAGACACAATATTTTCTGTAGCGACTAAAGTCGCTGCAAAAGAAATTTACATTCTGTGGCAACTTAAATATCGCAACAGTTAATAAATTTTTGACAAAACTACGTCAccactaaaaattattttctcagCAATTATAACGACCAaaatgtcacgatccggattttccatccccgggagtcgtgatgacgcctactaatgtgagctaggcaagccaaacctttaacTACTTACCCTGCTCCTTTTAACAAATGTAAGGCGATAACAGGAAAACAacagaactttaaataattaagcagaAGATAAGAATTAAATTTCTGAAATCTACGTCTATTACAATTACTTAAGTTTCacccacccaaaacctggtgtcatagtatcacagacggtctaagatttactacatacaaagtttgaagaaataataatacactgtttctgaataaaaggaaaatgaaacaggaaatagggatagagggagacgccggggcctgcggacgcctgcaggtctaccttagatctccacgtggactgaaggtagcctccacactacggtccgaaagctgctctgggatctgcacacagtatagagcgtagtatcagcacaaccgaccccatatgctggtaagtgtctagcctaacctcggcgaagtagtgacgaggctgggaccagactaccaaataaacctgtgcagttcaaatatagacagcggaaaagaaatacagaaataaccagtcaatacgggagggggaacatgctgtgggggagataacagttccgaatagaaaggcattaagtaaggaaagaatcaatataactcggatatcaacaaagaatcagaaatcaacaaatgcacaacattacccttcgtgcttttactctcgtcctcaccaaagcagttatataataaaagtgtgcacggcatcacctttcgtgcttttcctctctttcctcaccatataatcaataaaatcagcacagaatggtacatcgtgcggcacaacaTCATCCTaagtgctttacactctttcctcacaataatacacgacatcacccttcgtgctttacactctttcctcacaaaacaaataatacacgacatcacccttcgtgttttaactctcttcctcacccaaccaacaatcacaaacaatagggcaaggaaataaagaaaatttgcaataagaatcccggcaagggagcaacaagtcaacaatagcccggcaagggtgacaacataatgatctcttctctttctcacttttacttcacaattcacttcacaactcgagccaatgctctagaggttcaattatcacttatatcTTCACAATttatttcacaactcgagccaatgctctaaaagttcaattgtcacttatactttcacaattcgttatacaacttgagccaacgctcctcaatgttcataagTCACAattcttccacaaactttatacaacaattagaaaccatcaccaaggcatgaaagatacaacaaagtcacgttaatcacaatataaagactcacgggcatgctagacaccaacatatagatactcgtcaccatgcctatacgtcgtcctcaacaattaccacatagcaagtAATATTCAACTCCTAATCCcgcaagctaaggttagaccaaacacttaccttgattccacgaacacaattcacgattcaattatagctttaccccttgattctaccaccaattcgcttgtatctagtcacaagttacttaattacatcaataaatgctaaatgaatcaattctaatacttggaaataagttttctaaagtttttcctaaaaagtcaaaatcgcccccgggcccacatggtcaaaacccgaggttcgaaccaaaacccgattacccattcccccacgaacccaaatatatgatttgttttgaaagacctcaaatcgaggtccaaattcccaatttttgaaaaacctaggttccaCACAAAGCACCCAATTtcccccccatgaaaatcattgattttgagttgaaatcacttaccaacgttttggagaagaagggttgtttgaaaaattgcctcttatgtttatgaggttttgaaaaatgaaaataactgaaaatcccgtctatttatacctcTCTCAGAccccttgtgcggaccgcacaaaatgg contains:
- the LOC104223074 gene encoding glucan endo-1,3-beta-glucosidase 1; this translates as MANTKKLPLFFFLVVFCCCFSTSISSLLPEIKVQQDKDEPYVGVNIGTDVSNFLSPSDLVAFLQLQKITHIRLFDADPDMLKALAKTKIRVIISVPNNQILAIGSSNTTAAAWIGRNVAAYYPETLITAIAVGDELLTTVPSSAPLLMPAIESLYSALVAANLHTQIKISTPNSASIILDPFPPSQAFFNQSMSSVLSQLLQFCSRTQSPLMMNLYPYYVFMQNKGVVPIDNSLFKPLTPSKEMVDPNTLLHYTNVLDAMIDSVYFSMKNLNVTDVVVLVTESGWPSKGDSKEPYATIDNADTYNSNLIKHIIDRSGTPLHPEITSSVYIYELFNEDLRSPPVSEANWGLFHGNSTPVYLLHVSGSGTFLANDTTNQTYCIAMDGVDKRTLQAALDWACGPGRANCSEIQPGESCYQPNDVKNHASYAFDSYYQKSGTSPGSCDFKGVAMITTSDPSHGSCIFPGSKTVSNKTNQVVNATQASGSNTIRFIGAETSILDKNVHVLFGVALCLFYYSLIQVQLS